A region of Candidatus Rokuibacteriota bacterium DNA encodes the following proteins:
- a CDS encoding DUF4864 domain-containing protein: MYALLLALLLLVPALPALAQTAKPVPTEATEPVIKQLEAFRRGDFDTAYTFASSEIKEQFSRPAFEQMVKTGYPEIAHSTFATIAASAVAPNGHVYLSVKIRGANGNSIEAFYELVPESGRWKINGVTAKPDPGLVSLPLPSGDRVKYPPLPSGERVG; the protein is encoded by the coding sequence ATGTACGCTCTTCTCCTCGCGCTGCTCCTGCTTGTTCCGGCGCTGCCCGCGCTGGCGCAGACGGCGAAGCCCGTGCCGACAGAGGCGACGGAGCCCGTCATCAAACAGCTCGAGGCATTCCGCAGGGGCGACTTCGACACCGCGTACACGTTCGCGTCCTCTGAGATCAAGGAGCAGTTCAGCCGCCCCGCCTTCGAGCAGATGGTCAAGACGGGATACCCGGAGATCGCCCACTCGACCTTCGCCACCATCGCGGCATCCGCCGTCGCGCCGAACGGCCACGTCTACCTCTCGGTCAAGATCCGCGGCGCCAACGGCAACAGCATCGAGGCGTTCTACGAGCTGGTGCCCGAGAGCGGCCGGTGGAAGATCAACGGCGTCACCGCCAAGCCCGACCCGGGCCTGGTCTCTCTCCCTCTCCCCTCTGGGGACAGGGTCAAGTAC
- a CDS encoding SDR family NAD(P)-dependent oxidoreductase — protein MRLQGKVAVVTGGGAGIGRGIVLCMAKEGADIAIPDIQDANAEAVVKEVQALGRNAVSMRCDVTKAADVKASIDRVKKDLGRIDILVNNAGMASAPGMPFTNNSEEDWDKTYAVNLKSVFLTCKEIAPYFIERKAGRIINIASIAGPLAAQTMPPYSVAKGGVITFTRVLAKDLAAHGITVNAICPGVLWTAFWEKLAQYLADTNPAFKGMTARQVFDKRVGDIIPLKREQTPEDIGWAATFLASEEARNITGQALNVDGGSVMH, from the coding sequence ATGAGACTTCAGGGCAAGGTGGCGGTGGTGACCGGCGGCGGCGCCGGCATCGGACGTGGGATAGTCCTGTGCATGGCCAAGGAGGGCGCCGACATCGCCATCCCTGACATCCAGGACGCCAACGCCGAGGCTGTGGTGAAGGAGGTCCAGGCCCTCGGGCGCAATGCGGTATCAATGCGCTGTGACGTGACCAAGGCCGCCGACGTCAAGGCCTCGATCGATCGAGTCAAGAAAGATCTCGGCCGGATCGACATCCTGGTGAACAACGCCGGCATGGCCTCCGCCCCCGGCATGCCCTTTACCAACAATTCGGAAGAAGACTGGGACAAGACCTACGCGGTCAACCTCAAGTCGGTCTTCCTCACGTGCAAGGAGATCGCGCCCTACTTCATCGAGCGGAAGGCGGGCCGTATCATTAACATTGCCTCGATCGCCGGGCCCCTGGCGGCCCAGACCATGCCGCCCTACTCGGTCGCCAAGGGCGGCGTCATCACCTTCACGCGCGTGCTCGCCAAGGATCTGGCGGCGCATGGGATCACCGTCAACGCGATCTGCCCCGGCGTGCTGTGGACGGCCTTCTGGGAGAAGCTCGCCCAGTACCTCGCCGACACCAACCCCGCCTTCAAGGGGATGACGGCTCGCCAGGTCTTCGACAAGCGCGTCGGCGACATCATCCCCCTGAAGCGCGAGCAGACGCCCGAGGACATCGGCTGGGCCGCCACCTTTCTCGCCTCCGAGGAAGCGAGGAATATCACGGGACAAGCGCTGAACGTAGATGGCGGCTCGGTGATGCACTAA
- a CDS encoding mandelate racemase/muconate lactonizing enzyme family protein encodes MKIEKVRTYHLRVELTPAEAFAYSQARIASRTAMLVEIVADDGRSGWGEAYGPPAPSKTIIDELYAPRLIGRDPMDTTVIWEELYAAMRDYGRTGFPVAALSAVDIALWDLKGKILGQPVAKLLGGLFRTQLTAYATGLYRHDVPDHAAALAAEARAYINDGFHLMKLKVGFGVEEDARNARAVREAIGRECRLAVDANHAYDAMTAIRLGRLIEPLDIAWFEEPVVPEDLDGYLQVKQALKMPISGGEAEYARFGFRALVARRCVDILQPDICGCGGFTEAARIAALANTWGVTIYPHVWGSAVGLHASVQWAASLPPNPAALYPGELWFELDRTPNPFREQLAVEPLKRAGAIIGVPDRPGLGLEVDRAVLERYAVTTGETKR; translated from the coding sequence GGACCTACCATCTGCGCGTGGAGCTGACACCGGCCGAGGCGTTCGCATATTCTCAAGCCCGGATCGCCTCTCGGACGGCCATGCTGGTCGAGATCGTGGCCGACGACGGCCGCTCGGGCTGGGGCGAAGCCTACGGGCCGCCGGCGCCGAGCAAGACCATCATCGACGAGCTCTACGCGCCGCGGCTCATCGGCCGCGACCCCATGGACACGACCGTCATCTGGGAAGAGCTCTACGCGGCGATGCGCGACTACGGCCGCACGGGCTTCCCCGTGGCGGCCCTGTCCGCGGTGGACATCGCGCTGTGGGACCTCAAGGGCAAAATTCTCGGCCAGCCCGTGGCCAAGCTCCTGGGCGGCCTGTTCCGCACTCAGCTGACGGCGTACGCGACGGGACTCTACCGGCACGACGTCCCCGACCACGCCGCCGCGCTCGCCGCCGAGGCGCGCGCCTATATCAACGACGGGTTTCACTTAATGAAGCTCAAGGTCGGCTTCGGAGTGGAGGAGGACGCGCGCAATGCGCGCGCGGTGCGCGAGGCGATCGGACGCGAGTGCCGCCTCGCGGTCGACGCCAACCACGCCTACGACGCCATGACGGCCATCCGGCTCGGTCGCCTCATCGAGCCCCTGGACATCGCGTGGTTCGAGGAGCCGGTGGTGCCCGAGGATCTCGACGGCTACCTGCAGGTGAAGCAGGCCCTCAAAATGCCCATCTCGGGCGGCGAGGCCGAGTACGCGCGCTTCGGCTTCCGCGCGCTCGTCGCGCGCCGCTGCGTGGACATTCTCCAGCCGGACATCTGCGGCTGCGGCGGCTTCACCGAGGCCGCTCGCATCGCCGCGCTGGCCAACACGTGGGGCGTCACGATCTATCCGCACGTCTGGGGCAGCGCGGTGGGGCTCCACGCGAGCGTTCAATGGGCGGCCTCGCTGCCGCCGAATCCGGCGGCGCTCTACCCGGGCGAGCTCTGGTTCGAGCTCGACAGGACGCCCAATCCCTTCCGCGAACAGTTGGCGGTCGAGCCGCTCAAGCGCGCCGGTGCTATCATCGGGGTCCCCGACCGGCCCGGGCTCGGCCTCGAGGTGGATCGCGCCGTGCTGGAGCGCTACGCAGTCACGACAGGAGAGACGAAGCGATGA